From the Porites lutea chromosome 5, jaPorLute2.1, whole genome shotgun sequence genome, the window aaagcTGGTCAGCCCTGGCTTCATTTCACAGTTTGAAGTTATTTTATtagtatattattttgttttccgaCTACAGTTTTTGTTCCCCATTTATTTCATTAActtatcatttatttttcatatcaCTAGTAAACAATGACTAACCTGAGTAGAAATGACCAACTGTATAAGTTTGGGTGATGCACGCAACAGGTCTACAGCTTCCAGTTGAGTAACACCTATTAAGCTGTGGCCATTGATCCATAACAACTCATCACCTTCCTTGAGACGACCATCCCTACATGTACATAAATGCCAGTCAACAAATGAAAACTACTGAGTTTTTTACTGGTTTTAAAGGATAGTGTcaaataaaaccataaaaaatgTTAACACTTATTTAAAGAACATATTATATATTGAACATACTCTTAACAGCCTTTAATGATATTCATGACCTTATTAATGACCTTGGCTAAATGCAACCATGCAGATCAGCTAATCACTGTCAAACCAAGGTGTAGTCAGATAGAGTGCATCTTACATGTATTATataaaatacagtcgactcccagTGACTCTAACCCTCTCTAACATGAACCTCCGGCTAATtcaaagcaattttcatttcccttcagatcattttcaATATAATTTCACCCTTGAtaactggaatttttttctatttcccttgaaggttcaaattgtcgggagtcgactgtatgaAAAAAACATCCATACACCCACTACAAAAGTGTTAATTCCCATCCCTCACCTCCCTCACCCGGAAATTCTGTTCTTGTTCTACATGTACTCTACCTCAAATTAAAGTAACTTTGGACCCTAGCCCTCACTCTTAAAATATCTATACACTTTTCGACGAAGGCTGCAACATTTAATGAAAACAGACTTTAACTCACATTTTAAGGATAAAAACCTGAAACAGGATTCAATCCTTTATGTAGGTTACAAGCTCATTGAATTATAAGCATCTAACCCAACTGAACTCCCAAAATTAAAGGAGAAACAGAATATcaatttgtaaataaataaacaaataaatgttcCATTATAAATACTAGTCAACCATTATACTGCTCAAACCTAAAACCAAATTATGCCATGAGACCAAAATACAATAGCCATTAAatcataaacaaaaatattttcactgtTGATTGTTTACCAATAAGCAACTTAACCCAATATGTGACAGATTATAACTCCTTCACCCTACAATACAATACTGTCATTCAATATCAACTGCACTTAAAGTGACCAGAAATGTAAGTGTCTCAGTGATTTATAAGGTACTAACCTACTATACGATAGTTTTgttttcagggctgtcattaaggactgggggccggggatttcccccagctatCATGAATGATACCCCCACCTACTTTTGCagtgaaaaagaggaaaaatagaaccaaacaaAATCCCAAgttgtttgattccccgcctacttgtataatctacccagcaacttgaaatcttaatgacagccctgattttcaaacaaattaataatattgtaaaacagctgtttaccttAGGTGGCTAGAAATACGGAACACCTTTTAGTGCATTGTGTGACTAACAAACTATATGTGTGTATAATGCACAACTAATCTGAGTGCAGTCCTCAGTGTCCCTTTTGTTATCTTGTGTGACTGACTGCATCTCTTACATGCACACTAGGTATTTTTGTACTTAAGACTGACAACATGTCTACAAAATACTATTATATAGAGAGGAACAGAGTAACATTGCATTATTATGGAAACAAAATctctggatctcaacaatctttcttgacgGAGACGGTCATTTGCATTGTCGAAAAGTAATCGGGTACCATTTTGTTTCTGAGTGCAATGACGCACAGGAAAGTCATTacatgtcattttttttcctgtcataTCTGCAGGACCATGGTTTGTTGGGATCCgcaaattttgctaccatggcaacatgatgTATCAACTTCTCCTCTCGATTGTGTCCAATGTTTGATACATTtcactgatttaaaaaaaaagactttaaaaaaagtgcaaaattgAGCTCAAACTCACTTTAACCCTCAAAAAACTATTATTAATAGCTAACCTTTCAGCAGCTCCCCCTGGGCTAACATCACTGACAAAGACACCTTTTTCACCAGTAACATGGTTCAACTTCATGGATATTTGTACTCCAAGCCCTCGACCGTCTTTCAAAATATGAATCTTCTTCACCACATTTTTCTGCACCTTCATGGACTGAAAGTAACATTGTAGTATTaccaaaatgaaaaactattttaaTAACAATTCTATTTTTCATATTAAATTCACTTTATCTAGAGAGCATCTTTTGCAACCATTTTCTCCAAAAAAGGGCAATATTATCATGAGCTTATTTGTTAACTGTCCTTACAATGGTCTGCAATGGGAAATAATGCTGGCATTTTAATCTAATTATATCCTCTAAAGCAATCATAATTCGCAAGATATTTATGAGACttattatttcaaaaagttttAGTCATAATTTCAAAATGGAGAGTTgtgtattatttatttaccgGTTTTAACGCCTGAGGTATCTTTTCAATAGGGCTTTCAACACCATTTGTCAAAGTTGTGTttttgtcttcaacagtgttttGAACAACCAGTATTTTTAATTTGCCACTTCGCAATGCACTGCCCAAGTACCACCTATAGAAAAACATTTGCAAATGAATACTTAACaccaataataattgttattatatattgaatttttaaaaaaggcattAGTTGAATGGGCATTTgatgcaaagaaaataattttgcaaGAATTATTCAATTTCATAGTGAAATCTACAGAAATGATTCCATTATTTAAAGGGGATGAATTTAATAAATGAATACTGTACTTTTCGCTAGGTTTCGAATCGGACAAATAACATCTTAATTTAGTCTAGTCTAGCCTCTTTACAATCAGATTGAAGGAAACgaacaaaaattattaattaatgaGTTGCTCTCATTTCCATTTTTCCAAGGTGTCAATTATAAAGCAACGCTACAATGGAAAAATAGAAGACATCAACAAGACTCTCGGAGAATACATTCTCTGATATAGACAGGGGTCACACAAAACACGTAAAACGCAATAGAGATATAAACACCTACTAGGCTACAACACAAACATAAGGGGCCAACATCTGAAAATAGCGTACAAGTATGCTAAAACCACAAGCAATACAAGTTGTTTTAGCCTTAAAAGTACCTTGAATAAATTACGAAAAGGTAAAGCGCTCACACAgtaaaatcagtaaaaagatCGGGATTGCATTCGTCGCAAAGAGCAGACAAATACTTTGGCCACCTTAGAATTAACCCTTGTTATAAACACATGCCAAAAGAATCCACATTACGAGATTAATTCATTTACTCTTTTCCACTCATAAACTACCTGTTGTGGTTATTTGTAAACTTTGATGAAGATTACCTTGCACGTTCCAAACTTGCCCTACTCAAATCATGGCCATTAATTTCCAAGACTCGATCCCCGACCGATAGCCTTCCGTCCTGTTTGGCTGAACCATCAGGCGATATTTCAGCAATTCTTATATTCCCCAAAGCACTTCTTGTACGATTTGAGCTTCCGGTGGCTTTATTTTCTAGTGAAACTCCAAAATTGCCCGACGAGCAACCTTCGAATTCAAACGTTCTGATCTCGTCTTCATTAACGACATCCTTCCGTAGAGAAGTTCTACTTTGGGTTCCCGAAGCCTTGTTTGTTGGTGGAGAATTAAAAACAGTTAAAGAAGAAGCCTTAATTTCAGTCATAGTGTTTATATCTCAAGTGGAACCAGCGTTGTTCATATTGTTCTTTGGTTAGAGACATTCCATCCATACTTTCCTTAACCAGACTAAACTTTACTAACCACCTTTAGACCTCATTTGGCGCGTAATCCACTCGATTCTCTTCAGCTCCATAATTCTAAGTCCTTCAGTGTGGCACTAGAAATGTTTTATCGAGAAACACTCACTTTGAAAGGTCGTTAACTTCATAAATAGACGGAAGAAACGTATCCATAACTCTCTTTGTTCTGCATGATGCAAATGATGCAGTTTTTGAACCTTCAAGCAGAAGGTGTCGATGACGTCATGATCTATGAACTCTGTCTCACTCCCACTCCACCCTCGTGTCACTTTGCACGGCATTGTTTATTGTTTGCTTTGGCTGTTTCTAGGAAAGCAGCCTTGGTTACATTTATAACAGGCATACAAGGAGCAACTCGGCACCGCTGTGATTCAGTATGAACTGCCTCTCTTTGCGCTAAAAAGTGCACTGAGAAGTCGGTGTTCACATTGCAACAGGCCAAGACGAACCCATATGTGTCCAAGCaagaattaattattattttaatacttTAAGTTCTGggat encodes:
- the LOC140938677 gene encoding uncharacterized protein — its product is MTEIKASSLTVFNSPPTNKASGTQSRTSLRKDVVNEDEIRTFEFEGCSSGNFGVSLENKATGSSNRTRSALGNIRIAEISPDGSAKQDGRLSVGDRVLEINGHDLSRASLERARWYLGSALRSGKLKILVVQNTVEDKNTTLTNGVESPIEKIPQALKPVNK